A segment of the Streptomyces sp. XD-27 genome:
GGTCGCCGTGGCCCGTACTTCTGCAGGTAATACCGGTCGTCCAAGCCCCGACGCTGCCCGGAGATCCAGCCCCAGCACAGCCCCACGTCGACCAGTTCGTCATCCGTGACCGACGCGATCCCCGACGCCTTCTTCGCAACCTTGACCCACACGCCCTCGCGGCGGGCGTGGTGCTCGGCCAGCCAGTCCTCAAAGGCCGCCGCATCCGGGAACGCGACGACTTCCACCCCGTTGAACTCCTCCATGCGGGCCAGGCTAGCCCGGCCGCGCCCCGGTGAACCTTCCCTGGTGTGCCTCATCGCGCTCATCAACGCCTACAACCGCATGAACGTCATCACCCAGCAGCCCGCCGGCGACTACCAGCCCGGGCAGTGGGGATAGCCGGCACCCCTCGGTGGATAGAGTCACCGTCATGAGTGGTGACTGGCGGAAAGACCGCATCGGCAGCGCACTTCGGGGTGAGAATCCTGCGGTGCTCCGGCGGCTTGAAGCGGGCTTCGCCGTGATCGGGGACGTCCAGTTCCTCCCCGGATACTCGGTGCTTCTGACGGATGACCTCGCGGTACGACGACTTTCGGACCTCCCGAAGAGCAAGCGGCTGGGCTTTCTGTCCGACATGGATCGGTTGGGCGAGGCCGTCGAACGCGCCTGTCGGCGGCTGGACCCGGCTTTCCGGCGGGTGAACCTGGAAATCCTGGGGAACACCGACGGTTTCCTGCATGCGCATGTGTGGCCGCGGTTCGAATGGGAGCCTGCCGATCTCGTGGGTCTGCCAGTGTGGCTGTATCCGAGAGAGAGGTGGAGCGACGAGCAGTACGTGCTGGGTCCCCAGCACAGCGCGCTGCGCGAGGCGATCGGGGAGGAGCTGGACCACCTTGCGGAGTGAGGGCAGGGGCGCCGGCCGCGGTCGGAATCACGCCTGCCACCGCACGGTGGCCGTACAGGTACGCAGGCCTGCCCACCCTGCTCGGCAGCGGGCAGCAATGCGACGAATGCCCCTTCGCCTCCGGCGCGGCTCGTACCCGCCCGGGTACGGGCCGCGCATCGGCGTGCCCCTCAGGGGAAGGTGAGCGGCTCAGCCTGGTAGGCCCGGTGAAGCAACTCCAGGAAGGAAGGCGCCTCGGGCAAGGACACAGAGCCGACGCGGTGTACCGCGACACCCGGCGTCCATGAGTTCATGACCACGCCGCCGGCCAACGCCGCCAGATCGGCCGGCGTGACCTCCTGGTCGCGCTGGGGTACACCGAGGCGATCCAACTGCCGACGCACGATGCCCATCGTGACCCCGCCCAGCATCTCGGCCACGGGCCACACCACCGCGGCGCCGTCCCAGAAGGCCAGATTCCAGATCGACCCCTCGCTGAGCCGACCCCGACGGTCAACGAAGGCTGCGTCGTCGAAGCCCTGTCCGGCGGCCTGGCGGAGGAAATACGTCTTGGCCACCTCGCCGACATGCTTCACCGCCGGCAGGACCCGTTCGTACTCCACCGCCGCCAGCGCCAGCGGGCCCTCGGGGCCGGACGCGGCCGGTCCCGTACGGACCAGTACCTCAGGCTCCGCATCGGCCCCGGCCGCGGTGAACTCGCCGGCCGACGAGTACACCGTGGCCGTCAACGAGACGTCATCCGGGCCGGCTTCCAGCGCCGCCCGCAGAAAGGACCGCACCCGATCATCGGGTATCGCCCTGCCGAACAGCTCCACCGAGGCGCACCGCAGCCGCTCCAGATGGAGGTCGAGACCGCGAACGCGGCCCCCACGCACCTGCATGGCAGTGAAGTGGGCATAGCCCGCGAAGGCGAGCGGCGCCAATTCCTCGGCGGTCGCCGCCCGGCCATTACGTTGGACAACAAACGAGGTCATAGAGCACTCCAGCCGTACGGAACCGAGTAGACGCAAACGGGGCTTGGCGCCGACGCCGCGGACGAGCGCCGGGAATGTCGGCCCATGGGGCGACGTTAAGGCTTCACATCGATGAGAAGGTCAAGCTCAGATGGGGCGGGGTCACATGCTGATCGGGGAGTTGTCCCGGCGTACCGGGGTCAGCCCGCGGTTGCTGCGGTACTACGAGGCGCAGGGGTTGCTGGACGCCAGGCGCGGTCCGAACGGATATCGCGACTACGACGAGGACTCGGTCCTC
Coding sequences within it:
- a CDS encoding HIT family protein — its product is MSGDWRKDRIGSALRGENPAVLRRLEAGFAVIGDVQFLPGYSVLLTDDLAVRRLSDLPKSKRLGFLSDMDRLGEAVERACRRLDPAFRRVNLEILGNTDGFLHAHVWPRFEWEPADLVGLPVWLYPRERWSDEQYVLGPQHSALREAIGEELDHLAE
- a CDS encoding aminotransferase class IV family protein codes for the protein MTSFVVQRNGRAATAEELAPLAFAGYAHFTAMQVRGGRVRGLDLHLERLRCASVELFGRAIPDDRVRSFLRAALEAGPDDVSLTATVYSSAGEFTAAGADAEPEVLVRTGPAASGPEGPLALAAVEYERVLPAVKHVGEVAKTYFLRQAAGQGFDDAAFVDRRGRLSEGSIWNLAFWDGAAVVWPVAEMLGGVTMGIVRRQLDRLGVPQRDQEVTPADLAALAGGVVMNSWTPGVAVHRVGSVSLPEAPSFLELLHRAYQAEPLTFP